From a single Candidatus Saccharibacteria bacterium genomic region:
- the atpC gene encoding ATP synthase F1 subunit epsilon, which produces MRFQLVSLDGLQFDEDVYEVTIPTMAGYIGVLPGHMPLISVAKTGIVSVRRTAGERDDMREQFAISGGAVEVSGNTLRVLVDEADNSEEINEEEAKAAHDRALKLKADAKDQLSLEHAQALLDRTAVRLQVAGLKRRKR; this is translated from the coding sequence ATCAGGTTTCAGCTAGTGTCACTCGATGGCCTGCAGTTTGACGAGGATGTTTACGAAGTAACTATCCCGACTATGGCTGGCTATATCGGTGTGCTGCCAGGTCACATGCCACTTATCAGTGTGGCAAAAACCGGCATTGTTTCGGTGCGCCGCACAGCTGGAGAGCGCGACGACATGCGTGAGCAGTTTGCGATTAGTGGTGGCGCAGTGGAAGTTAGCGGTAACACTCTAAGGGTCTTAGTAGACGAAGCTGACAATAGCGAAGAGATCAATGAAGAAGAAGCCAAAGCGGCACACGACAGAGCCCTAAAACTTAAAGCTGACGCCAAAGATCAGTTAAGCCTAGAGCACGCACAAGCGTTGCTGGATCGCACCGCTGTCCGATTGCAAGTAGCCGGCCTAAAACGCCGCAAACGCTAG
- a CDS encoding CapA family protein, giving the protein MRVERHLDKYNRRRSSRIILALAIVLLIVTVASLAWLLLSSQNKAKPKTSSPNQSLNNNAFSAKTPTKISGRYLFSGTVVIARATAYYANGDFNQPFSKLASFSPEKYDEWAVDLECPMTTKRQSFQYEVANIVFNCHPEFLTAMSKYFSIYALSNNHTADLGPTSMAETQKHLEDGGVQSYGNYDPSVVEDACSILAVKTHLIYPDGKADVASLPIAFCAWHYFERAPAPGEMEIMKQYAEIMPVWGFSQVGVEYQSSADERQIDIGHKLIDYGADFAIENSPHWVQQSEVYKGKPIFYSTGNFIFDQLDPETNRGVSIDVSMQIKYDENVGKWLELARTCNPMKLRDNCLEQARLRQLKKFFPEYRYEVIASKTGLRKITERGDDELQKAVEQRLDWTDTRAQLGQR; this is encoded by the coding sequence GTGAGAGTCGAAAGGCATTTGGATAAATACAATCGACGCAGAAGTTCAAGAATTATTTTGGCTTTGGCTATTGTGCTGTTGATAGTTACTGTTGCTTCTCTAGCATGGTTGTTATTAAGTTCACAAAATAAAGCAAAACCGAAAACCTCTTCACCGAATCAGTCACTAAACAATAATGCCTTTTCAGCGAAAACGCCGACCAAAATTAGTGGCCGTTACTTATTCAGTGGTACGGTTGTTATTGCTAGAGCGACAGCTTATTACGCCAATGGCGATTTTAACCAGCCATTCTCAAAACTAGCTAGCTTTAGCCCAGAAAAATATGATGAATGGGCGGTTGATTTGGAATGTCCGATGACTACCAAGCGGCAAAGCTTTCAGTATGAGGTTGCTAACATAGTCTTTAATTGTCACCCAGAATTCCTGACCGCTATGAGTAAGTATTTTTCAATTTATGCCCTGTCTAATAATCATACTGCTGACTTAGGGCCGACCAGTATGGCTGAGACGCAAAAACATCTAGAGGATGGCGGAGTACAATCTTATGGGAATTACGACCCTTCCGTAGTCGAAGATGCGTGCAGCATCCTGGCGGTTAAGACTCATCTAATCTACCCCGACGGCAAAGCTGATGTGGCTTCGCTACCAATCGCTTTTTGTGCCTGGCATTATTTTGAGCGGGCCCCTGCCCCGGGCGAGATGGAAATCATGAAGCAATACGCAGAAATAATGCCTGTCTGGGGCTTTTCTCAAGTAGGCGTGGAATACCAATCTAGTGCAGACGAAAGGCAGATAGATATTGGTCATAAATTGATCGATTACGGGGCAGATTTTGCCATCGAAAATTCGCCTCATTGGGTGCAGCAGAGCGAGGTCTACAAAGGCAAGCCAATTTTTTATTCTACCGGCAACTTCATTTTTGATCAGCTAGATCCTGAGACTAATCGTGGCGTGTCGATCGATGTGAGTATGCAAATAAAATACGACGAAAATGTTGGGAAGTGGCTCGAGCTTGCTAGAACATGTAACCCCATGAAGCTACGTGATAATTGTTTAGAGCAAGCTCGCTTGCGACAATTAAAAAAGTTTTTCCCCGAATACAGATATGAAGTTATAGCAAGCAAAACTGGCCTACGAAAAATAACTGAACGCGGTGATGATGAGCTGCAAAAGGCAGTTGAGCAAAGGTTAGATTGGACGGATACGAGGGCACAATTAGGCCAAAGATAA
- a CDS encoding aquaporin encodes MQRNKIGMVMAEFVGTLMLASLVLAQANAVGAILTSTWFVAATAGLTLAVLVLALGRVSGGHFNPAVTLGAWSVRKVETTTALVYIAAQMFGGLLALVLFQYFSNSTVANVGGGFDSRVFFAEMGGAFVFTHGIAAAVMQKLSGYKQAFLIGTSLMLGAIVASTASSGILNPAVALGLNSWSWTYALAPVVGSLLGFNVYALFFAPMEEMKLAESRKVASVVSGDAPKVTVTTKKVTTKKAKTKKRR; translated from the coding sequence ATGCAAAGAAATAAAATAGGCATGGTGATGGCCGAGTTTGTCGGCACGCTAATGCTAGCTAGTCTTGTGCTGGCACAGGCAAATGCGGTGGGCGCAATATTAACATCAACTTGGTTTGTAGCTGCAACGGCTGGGCTAACACTGGCGGTTTTGGTGCTGGCGTTAGGTAGAGTTTCTGGTGGCCACTTCAACCCGGCGGTTACGCTGGGTGCTTGGTCCGTCAGAAAAGTAGAAACAACCACAGCGTTGGTCTACATTGCTGCGCAAATGTTTGGCGGTTTGTTGGCGTTGGTCTTGTTCCAGTACTTCAGTAACTCAACAGTTGCAAATGTTGGCGGTGGTTTTGATAGCCGCGTCTTCTTTGCTGAAATGGGCGGAGCTTTCGTGTTTACGCATGGAATTGCGGCGGCCGTTATGCAAAAGCTAAGTGGCTATAAGCAAGCATTTTTGATCGGTACTTCGTTAATGCTGGGTGCAATTGTGGCTTCAACAGCCAGTAGTGGTATACTAAACCCAGCTGTAGCACTTGGGCTAAATTCATGGAGTTGGACGTACGCTTTGGCCCCTGTAGTTGGTAGTCTTCTAGGTTTTAACGTGTATGCGCTATTCTTTGCCCCAATGGAAGAAATGAAGCTTGCTGAAAGCCGAAAAGTAGCCAGTGTAGTTAGCGGCGACGCTCCAAAAGTCACTGTTACAACTAAAAAGGTAACAACCAAAAAAGCTAAGACCAAAAAACGCCGATAA
- a CDS encoding ATP-dependent helicase has product MATELNNKQKEVLEHDKGPMLIVAGAGTGKTTTVIEKVKQLLGSGIKSESILALTFTEKAAREMLDRLLEETDKLNLEIPMMTFNAFGESILREFANHIGLGRSFRVLGEQAQIVFVRERIDEFGLDYFLPLANLPDSVISDLLDLFSRAKQSLVTPEQYKAFADKMPTTSEAEQLERKQHIELASAYNSYVRLCAAENLIDYDDQIFLLVQLLHKRPNIRQVLQKRYAYIFVDEFQDTNFMQSSLIDLLVSAEQNLIVVGDDDQSIYGFRGADLSNILSFKERFKTAKEVALTKNYRSSQPILDAAYKLIQNNNPHRLETTLKINKKLVSDVIGEEPQLRHFEHIDFEIEWLAEDIAKRINSGQKPGSIAVLARRRQTAKLVASALTRHQVSHKLVGFREDMYAQPAVRMLTELARTIAEPSNNNSLHHTLTSALFSIPNADLANEAVNARYNHEPLEDILLSSGKKHVIEPILLIQKWRESAATKSVGQLLFQAIEQTGFKAELFKAAEHDENSADTVLALGQYFGSLKSFEAIASQPTVYEYMLSLPALKSAGDRLDDTLDISEDQVNVLTVHKAKGLEWETVYIPQLVEGSFPLKKMAEGLQLPDGLFMSPYDEAKDHYHEERRLMYVAMTRAKQNLIFSYSDFQGSSSSKRTASRFLGEIFELLPETTPSHNNSNDIENPEQHLSTALEIPTEIYDGKYVYLSVSQAASLLNCPLDFYYKFILRAPEKPEPQTSYGTALHALIEHMNRSLMPGGEAVSLESLEQELSLNWVKSGYASKAQERRAYKTAKATLTRLFNALAERRTPTYIEEPFTVLLEDEGVVLRGRYDVAYDDEAGVEIRDYKSGIGVNSEEKAKKRAQGSVQLSMYALAWFVQKGQLPDKLSLEFIDTGIEASVRKTDKGIESLRKRLADSAEMVKSKHFPLGSSRHEHCIHP; this is encoded by the coding sequence ATGGCTACCGAGTTAAACAATAAGCAGAAAGAAGTGTTGGAGCACGACAAAGGCCCGATGCTTATTGTAGCAGGAGCTGGTACCGGTAAAACCACCACTGTAATAGAGAAGGTCAAACAGCTGCTGGGATCTGGTATAAAATCAGAGTCAATACTGGCGCTTACTTTCACCGAAAAAGCAGCTCGCGAGATGCTAGACCGGCTTCTAGAAGAAACTGACAAGCTAAACCTTGAAATCCCGATGATGACGTTTAACGCTTTTGGCGAGTCGATATTGCGTGAATTCGCTAACCATATTGGTCTCGGGCGATCTTTCCGTGTTTTAGGCGAGCAAGCACAGATAGTTTTTGTCCGCGAGCGGATAGACGAATTTGGACTAGACTATTTTCTGCCGCTCGCCAACTTGCCAGATTCCGTCATCAGCGATCTGCTTGATCTGTTTAGTAGAGCCAAACAAAGCCTGGTAACACCAGAGCAGTACAAGGCTTTTGCGGATAAGATGCCGACAACCAGCGAAGCCGAACAGCTGGAAAGAAAACAACACATTGAGCTAGCGAGTGCCTACAACTCCTACGTCAGACTCTGCGCAGCCGAGAACCTGATCGACTATGATGATCAAATCTTCCTCTTAGTTCAACTGCTTCATAAACGACCCAACATCCGCCAGGTCCTCCAGAAACGATACGCCTACATCTTTGTAGACGAGTTTCAGGATACTAACTTCATGCAGTCGTCACTAATCGACCTACTAGTTTCGGCAGAGCAAAACCTAATAGTAGTCGGTGATGATGATCAAAGTATCTACGGTTTTCGCGGTGCAGATTTAAGCAATATTTTGAGCTTCAAAGAGCGATTCAAAACTGCAAAAGAAGTCGCTCTAACAAAGAACTACCGCAGTAGTCAGCCGATACTAGATGCTGCTTACAAACTAATTCAAAACAACAACCCTCATCGGCTCGAAACAACGCTCAAGATCAACAAAAAGCTAGTCAGTGATGTAATTGGTGAAGAGCCGCAGCTTCGGCATTTCGAGCACATAGACTTTGAGATTGAGTGGTTAGCAGAAGATATCGCCAAGCGCATAAACAGCGGCCAGAAACCTGGCTCAATTGCAGTTCTTGCAAGACGGCGACAAACAGCCAAGCTTGTAGCTAGCGCCCTAACAAGGCACCAAGTTAGCCATAAGCTGGTAGGTTTTCGTGAAGATATGTATGCCCAACCAGCAGTGCGCATGCTAACTGAGCTAGCACGCACCATTGCCGAACCAAGCAACAATAATTCACTACACCACACCCTCACCAGTGCACTTTTTAGTATTCCAAACGCCGATCTAGCCAACGAAGCCGTCAACGCACGCTATAACCACGAGCCGCTCGAAGACATTCTGCTTTCAAGCGGTAAGAAGCATGTGATCGAGCCGATTTTATTGATTCAAAAATGGCGAGAATCTGCTGCGACCAAAAGCGTCGGACAACTATTATTCCAAGCAATTGAGCAAACAGGCTTTAAAGCAGAGCTATTTAAAGCTGCCGAGCACGACGAAAATTCCGCCGATACCGTTCTGGCTCTTGGGCAGTACTTCGGCTCTCTTAAGAGCTTTGAGGCCATCGCCTCGCAACCAACGGTCTATGAATATATGTTAAGCTTGCCAGCCTTAAAGTCTGCTGGAGACAGACTTGACGACACGCTAGATATTTCTGAAGACCAAGTAAACGTCCTAACAGTCCATAAAGCCAAAGGTCTAGAATGGGAGACGGTGTATATACCCCAATTAGTGGAAGGCAGCTTTCCGCTCAAGAAAATGGCCGAAGGTTTGCAGCTACCCGATGGGCTTTTCATGAGTCCGTACGACGAGGCCAAAGATCACTACCACGAAGAAAGACGACTCATGTATGTCGCAATGACTAGAGCCAAACAAAATCTCATCTTTAGTTATTCAGATTTTCAGGGAAGTAGTAGCAGCAAGCGTACAGCTTCACGCTTTTTGGGTGAAATATTTGAGCTTTTGCCAGAAACTACTCCTTCGCACAACAATTCTAACGATATTGAAAATCCTGAACAACACCTATCCACAGCACTAGAAATACCGACCGAGATTTACGATGGCAAATACGTTTACTTAAGTGTTAGTCAGGCAGCTAGCTTACTGAACTGCCCATTAGATTTTTACTACAAATTTATTCTACGAGCTCCAGAAAAACCCGAACCTCAGACCAGCTATGGTACAGCACTTCACGCTCTTATAGAGCACATGAACCGCTCGCTGATGCCGGGTGGTGAAGCCGTAAGTTTAGAATCTCTAGAACAAGAGCTGTCACTTAACTGGGTAAAATCAGGCTACGCCAGTAAGGCACAGGAGAGACGCGCTTACAAAACGGCAAAAGCCACCCTTACGAGGCTATTCAACGCATTAGCCGAAAGGCGCACACCGACATATATCGAGGAGCCTTTTACCGTCCTACTCGAAGACGAAGGCGTAGTCTTGCGCGGACGATACGACGTTGCTTATGATGACGAAGCAGGTGTTGAGATTAGAGACTACAAATCTGGTATAGGCGTTAATAGTGAAGAAAAAGCCAAAAAGCGAGCTCAAGGCAGTGTCCAGCTTAGTATGTATGCGCTAGCTTGGTTTGTCCAAAAAGGCCAACTGCCCGACAAGCTCAGTCTCGAGTTCATCGACACTGGGATTGAGGCGTCGGTACGCAAAACCGATAAGGGAATTGAAAGTTTGAGAAAACGCCTTGCTGACTCCGCAGAAATGGTTAAGTCCAAGCATTTTCCACTCGGCTCAAGTCGCCATGAACATTGCATACACCCGTAA
- a CDS encoding ATP synthase F0 subunit C — MDLTVLAKGIMMGFGMLGPAIGIGLIGSAFMNAVGRNPEAAKYFGQTFVIIAIVELMALLVFASLFII; from the coding sequence ATGGACTTAACAGTTCTAGCAAAAGGAATCATGATGGGCTTTGGTATGCTTGGCCCAGCTATTGGTATCGGTTTGATCGGCTCAGCGTTCATGAATGCTGTTGGTCGAAACCCAGAGGCTGCCAAATACTTTGGTCAGACCTTCGTGATCATCGCTATCGTCGAGTTGATGGCGCTTTTGGTATTCGCAAGCTTGTTCATTATTTAA
- a CDS encoding F0F1 ATP synthase subunit alpha — MKDFTITELSKDIRAAIAELKNRPEIEETGVVTRVGDGVIWIYGLTRVGYNEMIEVEATDGSSITAFAFNLGSDEIGAVLLGDDTLVKAGARASRTRRIVEVPVGPELVGRVVDPLGRPLDGKGAIKASATSPTEKIAPGVLARKGVHEPMMTGIIAIDSMVPIGRGQRELIIGDRQTGKTAVALDTMINQHRQGTGVINIYVAIGQKMSKIARLVERLKREGVMDQTIVVATSAADPAPMQYLAPYSGAAMGEYFRDNKQHALIIYDDLTKHAAAYRQMSLLLRRPPGREAYPGDVFYLHSRLLERAAKLSDELGAGSLTALPIIETQAGDISAYIPTNVISITDGQIFMETNLFYQGIRPAVSVGLSVSRVGGSAQTKAVKSVAKSLRVDLAQFRELASFSQFSTDLDADTKQRIERGQRLTELLKQPQYTPYATWQMYVMLLAATEGCFDKVEISKIKNAEGALLREFKSKHGKLLEKIDAGAEPDDKEKEAILALAKKVAESYHPVEKNK; from the coding sequence ATGAAAGATTTTACGATTACAGAATTATCCAAAGACATTCGTGCGGCCATAGCTGAGCTAAAGAATCGGCCGGAGATTGAAGAGACAGGCGTTGTTACTCGTGTTGGCGACGGCGTTATCTGGATTTACGGTCTAACCCGCGTTGGTTATAACGAAATGATTGAAGTTGAAGCGACTGACGGATCAAGTATCACGGCTTTTGCCTTCAACTTAGGTAGTGATGAAATTGGTGCTGTGCTTCTCGGAGACGATACGTTGGTCAAAGCAGGCGCTCGCGCCTCTAGGACTCGCCGCATCGTCGAAGTGCCAGTTGGCCCAGAACTAGTCGGACGAGTAGTTGACCCACTTGGTCGGCCACTTGACGGCAAAGGCGCTATCAAAGCCAGCGCTACCAGCCCTACAGAGAAAATCGCTCCCGGCGTGCTAGCTCGTAAGGGCGTGCATGAGCCAATGATGACAGGTATTATCGCTATTGATTCAATGGTGCCAATCGGTCGCGGTCAGCGTGAGCTTATCATTGGCGACCGTCAAACTGGTAAAACGGCCGTGGCGCTCGACACTATGATCAACCAACACCGTCAAGGAACCGGTGTGATCAACATTTACGTTGCAATTGGGCAAAAAATGAGCAAAATAGCTAGACTTGTCGAGCGATTAAAGCGTGAAGGCGTCATGGATCAGACGATTGTGGTAGCTACAAGCGCAGCCGACCCTGCTCCAATGCAGTATCTTGCGCCATATTCTGGTGCAGCGATGGGTGAGTATTTCCGTGACAACAAGCAACACGCTTTGATTATCTATGACGACCTAACCAAGCACGCTGCGGCTTATCGACAGATGAGCTTGCTGCTGAGGCGTCCACCGGGCCGCGAAGCTTATCCGGGTGATGTGTTTTACTTGCACTCTCGCCTACTTGAGCGAGCCGCCAAACTTAGTGATGAGCTAGGCGCAGGATCTTTGACAGCTCTACCGATAATTGAGACGCAAGCCGGCGACATTAGCGCCTATATCCCTACTAACGTGATTAGTATTACTGATGGTCAGATTTTCATGGAAACTAACCTGTTCTACCAGGGTATTCGCCCAGCTGTTTCAGTTGGTTTGTCTGTGTCCCGTGTTGGTGGTTCGGCCCAGACCAAGGCTGTTAAATCGGTTGCTAAATCACTTCGTGTTGATCTAGCACAGTTCCGTGAATTGGCTAGCTTTAGCCAGTTCTCGACTGACCTAGATGCTGACACCAAACAGCGCATCGAGCGCGGTCAGCGTCTAACTGAGCTACTTAAACAACCTCAGTACACCCCGTACGCTACATGGCAAATGTACGTCATGCTGCTGGCTGCTACCGAAGGCTGTTTTGACAAAGTTGAGATCAGCAAAATCAAAAATGCCGAAGGTGCCCTGCTCCGTGAATTCAAGAGCAAGCACGGCAAATTACTAGAGAAAATTGACGCTGGCGCAGAACCAGATGACAAAGAAAAAGAAGCTATTTTGGCACTAGCCAAAAAAGTAGCCGAAAGCTACCACCCAGTGGAGAAAAACAAGTAG
- a CDS encoding F0F1 ATP synthase subunit delta, with protein MQSITRAQLATIIGQKTLEIKDSKELASAVSAYLAEERLATIDVSVLMRDVMQYRLENGLLEAHVVSAHELTPLVLNDVEALLRRHYPAVKSITLVPIVDTNLVGGVRIELPQEILDLSVRGKLNRFKRLVAEGKA; from the coding sequence ATGCAAAGCATTACCCGCGCTCAACTAGCAACAATCATCGGCCAAAAAACCTTAGAGATTAAAGACTCTAAAGAGTTAGCAAGCGCCGTAAGCGCCTACTTGGCTGAGGAGCGTTTGGCGACGATTGATGTGAGTGTTTTGATGCGCGATGTAATGCAATATCGTTTAGAAAATGGACTTTTAGAGGCGCACGTTGTTTCGGCGCACGAGCTTACTCCTCTCGTGCTGAACGATGTAGAAGCGCTGCTAAGACGCCACTACCCTGCTGTTAAATCGATTACACTAGTGCCGATTGTCGACACTAATTTGGTTGGGGGTGTCAGGATTGAACTGCCTCAAGAGATTCTCGATTTGTCGGTACGTGGTAAGCTGAACAGATTTAAACGATTAGTGGCAGAAGGCAAAGCCTAA
- a CDS encoding four helix bundle protein yields the protein MQQVASKITSFTDLTAWQKGHELVLGIYSVAQRFPVAEQYGLTSQIKRASVSITSNIAEGFSRRTKADKINYYHIALGSTTEVQNQLLIARDLKFVDKALFKQLADLSVEVSKVLNGLIKSLKVVK from the coding sequence ATGCAGCAAGTAGCAAGCAAAATAACTAGCTTTACAGATTTAACAGCGTGGCAAAAAGGCCATGAGCTTGTGCTTGGCATCTACAGTGTGGCGCAGAGATTCCCTGTCGCAGAACAGTACGGTCTAACTAGTCAGATTAAGAGGGCTAGTGTTTCGATAACATCAAATATAGCCGAAGGCTTTAGTAGACGCACAAAGGCAGACAAGATAAACTACTATCATATTGCGCTTGGGTCGACTACTGAAGTTCAAAACCAACTATTAATTGCGCGTGACCTAAAATTTGTAGACAAAGCTTTATTTAAACAGCTTGCTGATCTCAGCGTAGAAGTTAGCAAGGTACTAAACGGGCTAATTAAATCGTTGAAGGTGGTTAAGTAA
- the atpG gene encoding ATP synthase F1 subunit gamma has product MASTQQLKRRIASVKNTKQITKAMELVAASKMRKATEAAHSGRAYREAAHSMLARLASVVEIADHPLYTKRSVRTRLYVVITSDRGLAGAYNSNIIKLLAKNVKADREKSIKSQIIIIGKRGAQFLRRVEGVEITAAYSEFGDRPSANDIRPILNTVVEEYSRAKVDQVVVLFTEHKSNISQIAEQSVILPAEFREEATDEQGLSNVTFEPSVQEVLDNVTERLLEVEIWQALLESIASEQSMRMLSMKNATDNATEIIDDLTLEFNTARQSAITQELAEITGGAEAIAA; this is encoded by the coding sequence GTGGCTAGTACGCAGCAGCTTAAGAGACGTATCGCGAGTGTCAAAAACACTAAGCAGATTACTAAAGCTATGGAGCTAGTGGCTGCCAGTAAGATGCGCAAGGCTACGGAAGCCGCACATTCGGGCCGTGCCTACCGTGAGGCAGCTCACTCTATGCTGGCGCGACTTGCAAGCGTTGTAGAAATTGCTGATCACCCACTTTACACTAAGCGCAGTGTACGAACACGGCTATATGTAGTTATTACTAGTGATCGCGGTCTAGCCGGTGCGTACAACTCGAATATTATTAAACTGCTAGCTAAAAACGTTAAAGCGGATCGTGAGAAGTCGATCAAGAGCCAGATTATTATCATAGGTAAACGGGGGGCACAGTTCCTCAGGCGCGTCGAGGGCGTCGAAATAACGGCCGCTTATTCTGAATTCGGCGATCGGCCAAGCGCCAATGACATACGTCCAATTCTTAACACCGTTGTCGAAGAGTATTCGCGGGCTAAAGTAGATCAAGTGGTGGTGTTATTTACCGAACACAAGAGCAATATCTCACAGATAGCCGAACAATCTGTTATCCTGCCAGCTGAGTTCCGTGAAGAAGCCACTGACGAGCAAGGTTTGAGCAATGTGACGTTCGAGCCGAGCGTACAAGAGGTGCTCGACAACGTGACGGAGCGTCTTTTAGAGGTGGAAATCTGGCAAGCGCTGCTAGAGTCGATTGCAAGTGAACAGTCGATGCGTATGCTTAGCATGAAAAACGCTACCGATAACGCGACAGAGATTATTGACGACCTGACACTAGAGTTTAACACCGCTCGCCAGTCTGCTATTACTCAGGAACTCGCCGAAATAACAGGAGGCGCCGAAGCGATTGCGGCATAG
- the atpF gene encoding F0F1 ATP synthase subunit B, whose protein sequence is MTYKILGASEGHNMSEPQAETHTSTEATPAPAEHSTGGILGFSVEAFLFQIITFVLIFTLLKKFAFDRIVKMLDKRHKTIEAGVKHGLEMEKEKAKMEEMTAKIVRDARHEADAIIGDAQKEGRELVREAEKSAHKKSEAMLSDAEERINEEARQAKHRLEKEIAGLVSEATEAVVESKVDAKKDADIIDRAVKKGR, encoded by the coding sequence ATGACATATAAGATTTTAGGCGCAAGCGAAGGCCATAACATGAGTGAGCCACAGGCTGAGACGCATACTTCAACCGAAGCTACTCCAGCCCCAGCAGAACACTCAACCGGTGGGATTCTCGGTTTCAGCGTTGAGGCTTTCTTGTTTCAGATCATAACTTTTGTGTTAATTTTTACGTTACTCAAAAAGTTTGCATTTGATCGGATCGTCAAAATGCTCGACAAGCGCCACAAAACAATCGAAGCCGGTGTAAAGCATGGCCTCGAGATGGAAAAAGAAAAAGCAAAAATGGAAGAAATGACAGCCAAAATCGTGCGAGATGCACGTCACGAGGCTGATGCGATAATTGGCGACGCCCAAAAAGAAGGCCGCGAACTTGTTCGTGAGGCTGAGAAGTCTGCTCACAAGAAGTCGGAGGCAATGCTATCTGATGCAGAAGAGCGGATCAATGAAGAGGCTCGACAAGCAAAACACCGTTTAGAAAAAGAAATTGCCGGTTTGGTTTCTGAAGCAACTGAAGCAGTTGTTGAAAGTAAGGTTGATGCCAAAAAAGACGCCGACATAATTGACCGCGCGGTCAAGAAAGGTCGCTAA
- the atpD gene encoding F0F1 ATP synthase subunit beta: protein MAEATVKSKQSAVNKKGRISQVVGVVVDVAFDDGHLPAIYNALTVDTSGQVLYFEVAQHLSENSVRAVALGSTDGLERGTEVTDTGAPISVPIGEETLGRMFDVTGAPIDGGKALNNERAPIHRSAPAFTEQSGSVEILETGIKVIDLISPITKGGKVGLFGGAGVGKTVLIQELISNIAKFHSGYSVFAGVGERTREGNDLYYEMKDSGVLDKTSLVFGQMNEPPGARLRVALSGLTIAEGFRDKGSDVLLFVDNIFRFTQAGAEVSALLGRLPSAVGYQPNLAVEMGALQERITSTRKGSITSVQAVYVPADDLTDPAPATTFAHLDSTIVLNRALTELGLYPAVDPLDSSSTILDPEIVGEEHYQVAREVQRILQRYKDLQDIIAILGMEELSDEDKLTVARARKIQRFLTQPFHVAEVFVGKPGKYVSLADTVAGFREILDGKHDDKPESAFYMKGDISEVKA, encoded by the coding sequence ATGGCGGAAGCAACAGTAAAAAGTAAACAGTCAGCAGTCAACAAAAAAGGCCGAATCAGCCAGGTAGTGGGAGTCGTTGTCGACGTAGCGTTTGACGACGGACATTTGCCGGCGATCTATAACGCTTTGACTGTCGATACAAGCGGACAGGTGCTTTATTTTGAAGTTGCGCAGCACCTCAGCGAAAACAGCGTGCGAGCCGTTGCGCTGGGTTCAACTGACGGCCTAGAGCGCGGCACAGAAGTTACCGACACTGGCGCGCCAATCAGTGTGCCGATCGGTGAGGAAACTTTGGGTAGAATGTTTGACGTTACAGGTGCGCCGATTGACGGCGGAAAAGCCCTCAACAACGAACGAGCTCCGATCCACCGCTCTGCCCCAGCCTTTACCGAGCAGTCAGGCAGCGTCGAGATTTTGGAGACGGGCATCAAGGTCATCGATCTTATCAGCCCAATCACCAAAGGTGGTAAAGTCGGTTTGTTCGGTGGCGCTGGTGTCGGTAAAACGGTTTTGATCCAGGAGCTTATCAGTAACATTGCCAAGTTCCACAGTGGTTACTCGGTGTTTGCGGGCGTTGGTGAGCGTACTCGTGAAGGTAACGATCTTTACTACGAGATGAAAGATTCTGGTGTGCTAGACAAAACCAGTCTAGTTTTCGGCCAGATGAATGAGCCGCCAGGCGCTCGCCTGAGAGTTGCGCTAAGTGGCCTTACGATTGCAGAAGGTTTCCGCGACAAAGGTAGCGACGTGCTGCTTTTTGTTGACAACATATTCCGTTTCACTCAAGCTGGTGCCGAAGTATCGGCCTTGCTTGGACGTTTGCCTTCGGCTGTGGGCTATCAGCCAAACTTGGCCGTCGAGATGGGTGCTTTGCAGGAGCGCATTACTTCAACACGCAAAGGTTCGATCACTAGCGTTCAGGCCGTCTATGTGCCAGCCGATGACCTTACCGACCCAGCTCCAGCTACGACTTTTGCTCACCTCGACAGCACAATCGTGCTAAACCGTGCATTGACTGAGCTAGGTCTCTACCCTGCTGTTGATCCACTAGATTCCAGCTCGACAATCCTAGACCCAGAAATCGTAGGTGAGGAACATTACCAAGTTGCTCGTGAAGTGCAGCGAATCTTGCAGCGCTATAAAGACCTCCAAGACATCATCGCTATTTTGGGAATGGAGGAGCTTAGCGACGAAGATAAGTTGACGGTGGCTAGAGCTCGCAAAATTCAGCGCTTTTTGACTCAGCCATTCCACGTGGCCGAAGTCTTTGTGGGTAAGCCTGGTAAATATGTCTCGCTTGCTGACACGGTTGCTGGCTTCCGCGAGATTTTGGATGGTAAACACGACGACAAACCTGAGTCAGCCTTCTATATGAAAGGTGATATCAGCGAGGTAAAGGCATAG